The Arachis hypogaea cultivar Tifrunner chromosome 16, arahy.Tifrunner.gnm2.J5K5, whole genome shotgun sequence genome contains a region encoding:
- the LOC112756823 gene encoding uncharacterized mitochondrial protein AtMg00810-like, with amino-acid sequence MKHVKDLLKRADMADARAMPTPMMSGLRLDASRAVFDRPTLYRSVVGGLQYATITRPDIAYAVNKVSQFLHSPLEQHWKAVKRILRYLAGTTNMGLEFHKSEDFRILAFCDSDWAADPVYRKSTTGYCVFLGSNIISWSSRKQVSVSRSNTEAEFRAVADAMTDTMWLQKLISEMHLP; translated from the coding sequence ATGAAGCATGTGAAGGACTTGCTCAAGAGGGCTGATATGGCTGATGCTCGTGCTATGCCTACCCCTATGATGAGTGGTCTTCGGCTTGACGCTTCAAGAGCAGTGTTTGATAGGCCAACTCTGTATCGATCAGTGGTTGGTGGCTTACAATACGCCACCATAACGAGGCCAGACATTGCATACGCTGTGAACAAAGTCTCGCAGTTTCTGCATTCTCCCTTAGAACAACATTGGAAAGCGGTGAAGCGCATCCTGCGCTATCTGGCAGGCACGACAAACATGGGACTTGAGTTCCATAAGAGTGAGGACTTCAGGATTTTAGCATTTTGTGACTCGGATTGGGCCGCTGATCCCGTTTATCGCAAATCTACTACAGGTTACTGTGTGTTCCTAGGATCGAACATCATCTCTTGGTCTAGCCGAAAACAAGTCTCAGTGTCCAGGTCCAACACTGAAGCGGAGTTTAGGGCGGTAGCTGATGCTATGACGGATACTATGTGGTTGCAGAAATTGATTTCTGAAATGCACCTTCCTTAA